The Trichoplusia ni isolate ovarian cell line Hi5 unplaced genomic scaffold, tn1 tig00003682, whole genome shotgun sequence DNA segment AAAGATTGCTCACGTTGTGGAAGTGAGAAGCATAATGGTGACAGTCTATCATGCCCGGCCAAAGATAAAAAATGCTCAAAGTGCGGTTATATTGGACATTTCATGGCTAAGTGTCGAACGCGGGCTAGTAAACGTAGATCGACACACGCGAATGGAGGAAAAATGcctattaaaaagattaaacttGACAATAGCGTCAAAAAATCCGAAAATTCTAACGACGATCAGAAAAAGGCATCATCCAAcgtcaattatatattttactttgatggggacggaaaaataaaatgcgaCATCGGCGGTGTCGATAACATTGAACTTCTAATAGACTCTGGAAGTAATCATAACATATTGACCGATAAAACATGGACTTTTCTTAAAAGTTGCAATATACAGGCTACAGAACAAAATGCAAACCCAGGGAAAATATTTATGGCGTACGGTAGCTCGGTACCCTTGACAGTGCTAGGTTCTTTCCAAGCTGTAGTTAAAATCGGAgcagaagaaaaaaatagtaccTTTTACGTTATCCAAGGCGGGACACGAGATTTACTCGGTAAAGAAACAGCTACAGATCTTAAAGTCCTCAAATTAGGTTTGGACATCAATGCGGTAAGTGAATCTCAAAATCAGGGACCTTTCcccaagtttaaaaatataacactagATATAGCAATAGATAAGACAGTAACACCTACTAGTCAACCATGTCGACGAATTCCAGTACCTCTGGAGGAGAAAGTTAACAAAAGAATTGACGAATTAATAGAGTTGGATATAATAGAACCCGTGAATAAACCATCCAGGTGGGTGTCTCCTATAGTACCGGTGTTGAAAAGTGACGGAAGCGTTCGTCTTTGCGTAGATATGCGGGTAGCTAACAAAGCAATTCTTCGAGAGCATTATCCCCTTCCCACGATGGACAAACTCTTGCCAAAATTTAGGAAAGCtcgtattttttctaaattagacATTAGAGACGCCTTTCATCAGATCGAGATTAGTGAAGAGAGTCGTCATATCACTACGTTTATCACTACACGAGGACTTTTCCGTTATAAAAGGCTGATGTTCGGCATCTCTTGTGCACCAGAACTATTCCAAAAAACACTTGAGAGAATTTTGTTACCTTGTGAAGGAACGCTTAACTTTATCGACGATATTATTGTTTACGGCAGGGATGAACGAGAACATCAAACCCGCTTGGATCGCGTTTTGGAagtcctaaaaaaatataatgtaactctcaataaaaagaaatgcgTCTTTAATGCTAAGGTAGTTCAATTTTTAGGTCATCAGCTGTCGTCGGAAGGGGTAAAACCTTTAGACACGTACATAAAAAGTGTGGATACATTTAGAGAACCCAAAACTATTGAAGAAATTCAAAGTTTTCTCGGTTTATTGAATTACGTTAATAAATGGATCCCTAATTTTTCAACCACCACTGAGCCTATCAGGAAactcttaaaactaaaaattggTCTCAAGTCTGACCTATCGAAGTACTGGGAACAAGAGCAAAAAACTGCTTTTGATCGACTTAAAACTCAACTCCAGAATATACAAAGTCTGGGATATTACGACCCGGAAGATCAAACTCAGGTATTAGCAGATGCTAGTCCCGTTGGACTTGGGGCTGTACTAGTGCAAATTGATGATAAAGGACCCCGAGTTATTGCTTTTGGTAATAGGAGCCTATCGGAGGTTGAAAAACGGTATTGTCAAACGGAGAAGGAAGCTTTAGCCTTAGTTTGGGCCGTAGAGCACTTTCATATTTATCTGTATGGTAGGAAAACATTCGATCTTATAACGGACCACAAACCGTTAGAGGTAATTTTTGGACTCAGATCTAGGCCTTGTGCAAGGATTGAACGTTGGGTTTTGCGCCTGCAGTCATACAATTATCGTGTCGTATACCGCCCTGGGAAAAACAATATAGCCGACCCATTCTCTCGTTTATGCCAATTCACTCATAATACCTTCGATCGCGAAGGTGAATCCCATATAAACCAACTTGTTCAATATGCGAGACCCTGCGCAATCCCTATGCAGACGTTGATCGAATGCTCTGAAGCAGATGAGGAGATCCAATTAGTAAAGGAGGCTTTAAACACAAACATGTGGGAGCCTCGAATTATCCAGTATCGTATATTTCAAACCGAACTCTGGACTCACGACGGCATTCTCCTGAGGaatgataaaattgttattcCCACCAGTCTTAGGAAACAAGTTTTAGATGCAGCTCATGAAGGTCATCCGGGCATCGTAGCGATAAAAGGTCGATTGCGCACTAAAGTCTGGTGGCCTAAAGTGGATAGAGATGCAGAGGCTAAAGTTAAAAGCTGCCGGGGATGCACTCTTGTAACTGCTGGGAATCCCCCATTACCATTAAAAAGACGCCAGTTACCAGATCAACCTTGGCAAGACGTCGCGATAGATTTTCTTGGTCCACTGCCGTCGGGACATTACTTACTGGTAATTGTGGATTATTACAGCAGGTATAAggagataaaagttatgaaatcAATTACCACAGCAGATACCACGACAATGTTGAAAGAGATATTTTCAAGATTGGGTATACCCATAACCCTGACGGCCGACAATGGAAGACAGTTCACGAGCCAAGACTTTAAAAATTTTTGTCAAGAAATGGGTATTAAATTACTGAGTACGACTCCTTACACTCCTCAGGAGAATGGCGAAGTCGAGAGACAAAATCGGGATATCCTTAAACGTCTACAAATAAGTCAAACTTTAAAATCTGATTGGCAGTCAGATCTTTTAGATTACTTAATGATGTGCAATAGTACACCCCATAGCTCGACAGGCAAAACACCCGGTGAACTTTTCTTTTCCAGGAAATTTAGAGACAAGTTACCATCGATAGTTCGAGAGAAGAGTGGAGTTGATGGGGAAGTAAGAGATAAAGACACTATAATGAAAGAGAAAGGAAAAGCATACGAAGACAGAAGAAGGAAAGCTACAGAATACGGAATAGATGTTGGAGAAAAAGTGTATGTGAAAAATGTGTCAAAAGGAAATAAACTTACTGCCCCATTCAACCCCACCCCACACACAGTACTCAGCTCCAGTGGAAATGAATATAATGTAAGGAACGACGATACAGGCCATGAGTATAGGAGGAACATCGTGCACCTAAAAAAAGTTCAAGGCGAATGGCAAATATATGATCCGGAAAAGCACGCACAAGATGTACCACTCGACAGTAATGAGGCACTGGATAGTGACAAGAATGAATAATTGTGATTGAAGCATTTTCTTCGAAATGGTTGATTCCGAAGattagttaattttaagttacattaattatattgtattttcttcattttgtaAACAAGGAAGAGGTGTGACGTTTAAGAATTAAAGTTAGCAATGCGCACGCGTGGCGCCACCGGCGGGGGTAGTCGTAACCCGACTGTTGAGCGGAGCGGACGAGCGCGTGCGACTTGCAGAGTGTATAAGTATTTCCTAGTAGTGGTTTTATTTACCTGCCCAACCAAGGACGCTGAACAccacagctatatttaatataccgttaattaaaaatacaaatctatatactaacatataaagctgaagagtttgtttgtttgtttgtttgtttgtttgtttgtttgaacgcgctaatctcaggaactactggtccaaattgaaaaaatatttttgttttgaatagaccattcatcaaggaaggctttaggctataaaccatcacgctgcgactaataggagcgaagatacaatggaaaatgtaaaaaaaaacagggcaggtatgaatcataacttatatcttctacccacggggacgaagtcgcgggcaacagctatatttaatataccgttaatctatactaatatataaagctgaagagtttgtttgtttgtttgaacgcgcttatctcaggaactactggtccaaattgaaaaaatatttttgtgttgaatagaccattcatcaaggaaggctttaggctataaaccatcacgctgcgactaataggagcgaagatacaatgaaaaatgtaaaaaaaaacagggcaggtatgaatcataacttacatcttctacccacggggacgaagtcgcgggcaacagctatatttaatataccgttaatctatatctatactactatataaagctgaagagtttgtttgtttgtttgaacgcgctaatctcaggaaatactggtccaaattgaaaaaatatttttgtgttgaataaaccattcatcatggaaggctttaggctataaaccatcacgctgcgactaataggagcgaagatacaatggaaaatgtaaaaaaacagggcaggtatgaatcataacttatatcttctacccacggggacgaagtcgcgggcaacagctatatttaatataccgttatttaaaaatacaaatctatatactaacatataaagctgaagagtttgtttgtttgtttgtttgtttgtttgtttgaacgcgctaatctcaggaactactggtccaaattgaaaaaatatttttgttttgaatagaccattcatcaaggaaggctttaggctataaaccatcacgctgcgactaataggagcgaagatacaatggaaaatgtaaaaaaaaacagggcaggtatgaatcataacttatatcttctacccacggggacgaagtcgcgggcaacagctatatttaatataccgttaatctatactaatatataaagctgaagagtttgtttgtttgtttgaacgcgcttatctcaggaactactggtccaaattgaaaaaatatttttgtgttgaatagaccattcatcaaggaaggctttaggctataaaccatcacgctgcgactaataggagcgaagatacaatgaaaaatgtaaaaaaaaacagggcaggtatgaatcataacttacatcttctacccacggggacgaagtcgcgggcaacagctatatttaatataccgttaatctatatctatactactatataaagctgaagagtttgtttgtttgtttgaacgcgctaatctcaggaactaatggtccaaattgaaaaaatatttttgttttgaatagaccattcatcaaggaaggctttaggctataaaccatcacgctgcgactaataggagcgaagatacaaaggaaaatgtaaaaaaaacagggcaggtatgaatcataacttatatcttctacccacggggacgaagtcgcgggcaacagccatatttaatataccgttaattaaaaatacaaatctatactctatactaatatataaagctgaagagtttgtttgtttgtttgtttgaacgcgctaatctcaggaaccactggtccaaatttaaaaaatatttttgtgttgaatagaccattcatcaaggaaggctttaggctataaaccatcacgctgcgactaataggagcgaagatacaatggaaaatgtaaaaaaaacagggcaggtatgaatcataacttatatcttctacccacggggacgaagtcgcgggcaatagctatatttaatataccattaattaaaaatacaaatctatatatctatatacttatacttatattaatatataaagctgaagagtttgtttgtttgtttgtttgaacgcgctaatctcaggaaatactggtccaaattgaaaaaatatttttgtgtagaataaaccattcatcatggaaggctttaggctataaaccatcacgctgcgactaataggagcgaagatacaatggaaaatgtaaaaaaaacagggcaggtatgaatcataacttatatcttctacccacggggacgaagtcgcgggcaacagctatatttaatataccgttaattaaaaatacaaatctatactaacatataaagctgaagagtttgtttgtttgtttgtttgtttgtttgaacgcgctaatctcaggaactactggtccaaattgaaaaaatatttttgatttgaatagaccattcatcaaggaaggctttaggctataaaccatcacgctgcgactaataggagcgaggatacaatggaaaatgtaaaaaaaaacagggcaggtatgaatcataacttatatcttctacccacggggacgaagtcgcgggcaacagctatatttaatataccgttaatctatactaatatataaagctgaagagtttgtttgtttgtttgaacgcgcttatctcaggaactactggtccaaattgaaaaaatatttttgtgttgaatagaccattcatcaaggaaggcttaaggctataaaccatcacgctgcgactaataggagcgaagatacaatggaaaatgtaaaaaaaaacagggcaggtatgaatcataacttacatcttctacccacggggacgaagtcgcgggcaacagctatatttaatataccgttaatctatatctatactactatataaagctgaagagtttgtttgtttgtttgaacgcgctaacctcaggaactaatggtccaaattgaaaaaatatttttgttttgaatagaccattcatcaaggaaggctttaggctataaaccatcacgctgcgactaataggagcgaagatacaaaggaaaatgtaaaaaaaacagggcaggtatgaatcataacttatatcttctacccacggggacgaagtcgcgggcaacagccatatttaatataccgttaattaaaaatacaaatctatactctatactaatatataaagctgaagagtttgtttgtttgtttgtttgaacgcgctaatctcaggacctactggtccaaattgaaaaaatatttttgtgttgaatagaccattcatcaaggaaggctttaggctataaaccatcacgctgcgactaataggagcgaagatacaatggaaaatgtaaaaaaaaacagggcaggtatgaatcataacttatatcttccacccacggggacgaagtcgcgggcaacagctatatttaatataccgttaatctatactaatatataaagctgaagagtttgtttgtttgtttgaacgcgcttatctcaggaactactggtccaaattgaaaaaatatttttgtgttgaatagaccattcatcaaggaaggcttaaggctataaaccatcacgctgcgactaataggagtgaagatacaatggaaaatgtaaaaaaaaacagggcaggtatgaatcataacttacatcttctacccacggggacgaagtcgcgggcaacagctatatttaatataccgttaatctatatctatactactatataaagctgaagagtttgtttgtttgtttgaacgcgctaacctcaggaactaatggtccaaattgaaaaaatatttttgttttgaatagaccattcatcaaggaaggctttaggctataaaccatcacgctgcgactaataggagcgaagatacaaaggaaaatgtaaaaaaaacagggcaggtatgaatcataacttatatcttctacccacggggacgaagtcgcgggcaacagccatatttaatataccgttaattaaaaatacaaatctatactctatactaatatataaagctgaagagtttgtttgtttgtttgtttgaacgcgctaatctcaggacctactggtccaaattgaaaaaatatttttgtgttgaatagaccattcatcaaggaaggctttaggctataaaccatcacgctgcgactaataggagcgaagatacaatggaaaatgtaaaaaaaaacagggcaggtatgaatcataacttatatcttccacccacggggacgaagtcgcgggcaacagctatatttaatataccgttaatctatactaatatataaagctgaagagtttgtttgtttgtttgaacgcgcttatctcaggaactactggtccaaattgaaaaaatatttttgtgttgaatagaccattcatcacggaaggctttaggctataaaccatcacgctgcgactaataggagcgaagatacaatgaaaaatgtaaaaaaaaacagggcaggtatgaatcataacttacatcttctacccacggggacgaagtcgcgggcaacagctatatttaatataccgttaatctatatctatactactatataaagctgaagagtttgtttgtttgtttgaacgcgctaatctcaggaactaatggtccaaattgaaaaaatatttttgttttgaatagaccattcatcaaggaaggctttaggctataaaccatcacgctgcgactaataggagcgaagatacaaaggaaaatgtaaaaaaaacagggcaggtatgaatcataacttatatcttctacccacggggacgaagtcgcgggcaacagccatatttaatataccgttaattaaaaatacaaatctatactctatactaatatataaagctgaagagtttgtttgtttgtttgtttgaacgcgctaatctcaggaaccactggtccaaatttaaaaaatatttttgtgttgaatagaccattcatcaaggaaggctttaggctataaaccatcacgctgcgactaataggagcgaagatacaatggaaaatgtaaaaaaaacagggcaggtatgaatcataacttatatcttctacccacggggacgaagtcgcgggcaatagctatatttaatataccattaattaaaaatacaaatctatatatctatatacttatacttatattaatataaaaagctgaagagtttgtttgtttgtttgtttgaacgcgctaatctcaggaaatactggtccaaattgaaaaaatatttttgtgtagaataaaccattcatcatggaaggctttaggctataaaccatcacgctgcgactaataggagcgaagatacaatggaaaatgtaaaaaaaacagggcaggtatgaatcataacttatatcttctacccacggggacgaagtcgcgggcaacagccatatttaatataccgttaattaaaaatacaaatctatactctatactaatatataaagctgaagagtttgtttgtttgtttgtttgaacgcgctaatctcaggaaccactggtccaaatttaaaaaatatttttgtgttgaatagaccattcatcaaggaaggctttaggctataaaccatcacgctgcgactaataggagcgaagatacaatggaaaatgtaaaaaaaacagggcaggtatgaatcataacttatatcttctacccacggggacgaagtcgcgggcaatagctatatttaatata contains these protein-coding regions:
- the LOC113508045 gene encoding uncharacterized protein K02A2.6-like, which gives rise to MPIKKIKLDNSVKKSENSNDDQKKASSNVNYIFYFDGDGKIKCDIGGVDNIELLIDSGSNHNILTDKTWTFLKSCNIQATEQNANPGKIFMAYGSSVPLTVLGSFQAVVKIGAEEKNSTFYVIQGGTRDLLGKETATDLKVLKLGLDINAVSESQNQGPFPKFKNITLDIAIDKTVTPTSQPCRRIPVPLEEKVNKRIDELIELDIIEPVNKPSRWVSPIVPVLKSDGSVRLCVDMRVANKAILREHYPLPTMDKLLPKFRKARIFSKLDIRDAFHQIEISEESRHITTFITTRGLFRYKRLMFGISCAPELFQKTLERILLPCEGTLNFIDDIIVYGRDEREHQTRLDRVLEVLKKYNVTLNKKKCVFNAKVVQFLGHQLSSEGVKPLDTYIKSVDTFREPKTIEEIQSFLGLLNYVNKWIPNFSTTTEPIRKLLKLKIGLKSDLSKYWEQEQKTAFDRLKTQLQNIQSLGYYDPEDQTQVLADASPVGLGAVLVQIDDKGPRVIAFGNRSLSEVEKRYCQTEKEALALVWAVEHFHIYLYGRKTFDLITDHKPLEVIFGLRSRPCARIERWVLRLQSYNYRVVYRPGKNNIADPFSRLCQFTHNTFDREGESHINQLVQYARPCAIPMQTLIECSEADEEIQLVKEALNTNMWEPRIIQYRIFQTELWTHDGILLRNDKIVIPTSLRKQVLDAAHEGHPGIVAIKGRLRTKVWWPKVDRDAEAKVKSCRGCTLVTAGNPPLPLKRRQLPDQPWQDVAIDFLGPLPSGHYLLVIVDYYSRYKEIKVMKSITTADTTTMLKEIFSRLGIPITLTADNGRQFTSQDFKNFCQEMGIKLLSTTPYTPQENGEVERQNRDILKRLQISQTLKSDWQSDLLDYLMMCNSTPHSSTGKTPGELFFSRKFRDKLPSIVREKSGVDGEVRDKDTIMKEKGKAYEDRRRKATEYGIDVGEKVYVKNVSKGNKLTAPFNPTPHTVLSSSGNEYNVRNDDTGHEYRRNIVHLKKVQGEWQIYDPEKHAQDVPLDSNEALDSDKNE